One segment of Engraulis encrasicolus isolate BLACKSEA-1 chromosome 7, IST_EnEncr_1.0, whole genome shotgun sequence DNA contains the following:
- the sra1 gene encoding steroid receptor RNA activator 1 yields the protein MSDSDMYIKPGNQERGWNDPPQFSYGLQTAQSGPKRLLNKRVPPPQLSGSQSPSPGIPPPPLGHQTPPTNPAPPPGCGLTPPPPFASKTALSLPSQSSPSKSHAEPPSTVSEGEPSLDEVLALLSWALTACRKTVRKQVCDDVDKRLKVFEEMWKSGKLSSPVKKRMNLLVQEMKSSKWDAADDIHRSLMVDHVTEVSQWMVGVKRLIAEARNLQPEHLGTTDTQQTQTPTETQTDTPASHIDDDPNPE from the exons ATGTCTGACTCTGATATGTACATAAAACCGG GTAATCAGGAGCGAGGATGGAACGACCCCCCACAATTTTCATACGGTTTACAGACTGCGCAAAGCGGACCCAAACGCCTTCTCAATAAAAGGGTGCCGCCCCCTCAACTCTCCGGATCTCAGA GCCCATCTCCAGGtatacctcctcctccactgggaCATCAGACTCCTCCAACCAATCCTGCACCACCTCCAGGTTGTGGTctgaccccaccaccccccttcgCATCCAAGACAGCCTTGTCCCTTCCATCACAGTCCAGCCCCAGTAAATCGCACGCTGAGCCCCCCAGCACAGTTTCGGAAGGGGAGCCCAGTCTAGATGAGGTGCTTGCCCTTCTCAGCTGGGCACTAACGGCCTGTAGGAAAACTGTTAGG AAACAGGTGTGTGACGATGTGGACAAAAGGCTGAAGGTGTTTGAAGAGATGTGGAAGAGCGGGAAGCTGTCATCTCCTGTAAAGAAAAGAATGAATCTTCTGGTTCAAG AGATGAAGAGCAGTAAGTGGGACGCAGCTGACGACATCCACCGCTCCTTAATGGTGGACCACGTCACAGAGGTCAGCCAGTGGATGGTGGGGGTCAAGCGGCTAATTGCCGAGGCCAGGAACCTGCAACCTGAACAcctgggcaccacagacacgcaGCAGACACAGACGCCTACGGAGACGCAGACCGACACCCCTGCCTCCCACATTGACGACGACCCAAATCCAGAATAG